One region of Quercus lobata isolate SW786 chromosome 2, ValleyOak3.0 Primary Assembly, whole genome shotgun sequence genomic DNA includes:
- the LOC115978126 gene encoding RING-H2 finger protein ATL46-like translates to MGDLHVRNPLTQPSPPPPLLQPKSNMPMLYYGLVVIGTAALVLALYNLIIIKWCTQRNSQRQQRPNPFLEISTSNHEGYENNLNRNFLLLSSFKYKKESGLAQDQQGGGGGGGGDVVDYECAVCLSVFEEGEEVRKLPRCKHSFHALCIDMWLYSHSDCPLCRAPVGLRCQRHVVYTQQASSRGLVDSNTTV, encoded by the coding sequence atggGAGATCTTCATGTTCGAAACCCCCTTACACAGCCAAGTCCCCCACCACCACTACTGCAACCAAAATCGAACATGCCCATGTTATATTATGGTCTTGTGGTTATTGGGACCGCAGCTCTTGTGTTAGCACTATACAACCTTATCATCATTAAGTGGTGCACACAGCGCAATAGCCAGAGACAACAGAGACCAAACCCTTTCTTAGAAATCTCAACAAGTAATCATGAGGGCTATGAAAACAACTTGAACAGGAACTTCTTGTTGTTGTCTAGTTTCAAGTACAAGAAAGAAAGTGGATTGGCACAAGATCAAcaaggtggtggtggtggtggtggtggtgatgttGTTGACTATGAATGTGCGGTTTGCTTGTCGGTTTTTGAGGAAGGCGAAGAAGTGAGGAAACTGCCACGGTGCAAGCACTCCTTTCATGCTTTGTGCATAGATATGTGGCTCTACTCTCACTCCGACTGTCCTCTTTGTAGGGCACCCGTGGGTTTAAGGTGTCAACGACATGTCGTGTATACACAGCAAGCCAGTTCTCGAGGTTTGGTGGATTCAAACACCAccgtttga